The following are encoded in a window of Podospora pseudoanserina strain CBS 124.78 chromosome 6, whole genome shotgun sequence genomic DNA:
- a CDS encoding hypothetical protein (EggNog:ENOG503PE3A): MVRSHLLDIPGELRNYIYNEYLGAGPEDGDEYIYGFEANKLRTADNKPIDLRLMHTCKLIAIAQEMYGHLLRLFTVTSTTLYSETLRTRAARWAYFNAQFHNRTG; encoded by the coding sequence ATGGTTCGGTCACACCTCTTGGACATACCCGGCGAGTTGCGCAATTACATCTACAACGAGTATCTCGGCGCCGGCCCCGAAGATGGCGATGAGTACATCTATGGCTTTGAGGCAAACAAACTGAGGACAGCCGACAACAAGCCGATCGATCTCAGGCTGATGCACACGTGCAAactcatcgccatcgcccagGAAATGTACGGCCATCTCCTGCGCCTTTTCACTGTCACGTCCACAACGCTTTACTCGGAAACCCTTCGCACCAGAGCCGCACGCTGGGCTTACTTCAATGCACAGTTCCACAACCGCACCGGTTAG
- the VPS36 gene encoding Vacuolar protein-sorting-associated protein 36 (BUSCO:EOG09262LQT; COG:U; EggNog:ENOG503P0KE), translating to MFLKHIDLTTALRPSYLPDEDLLFVQDNVGLYEGKFKLPNQQNGQVYLTSHRICYVDKAEPRKYSVALDLKDVERYEFYAGFFKSSPKITLIPKATKRAPLQQRSPAHVSIPSRSGNSSPAHRQEGVLRVSPVEPTPVSAATWVCNICSFSNPVPSNFDPTAANAHTPLPPCLACGIKPTLTHVLKAAISNASTRGPSSPALQTPLPVRPKQISDLTSPQSPGLTAPPRSSDPDASFHCPRCTFANHPSLLSCEICGASLISHDIPASLTQSPRTNTESPGPFLNSTAPAPVGLESPENVKLSFRHGGEKIFYERLKGCMTQRKWLLQNAPPIPKSSRSDGTNGGAGTVGSSEPERQRLKIGGIAGLERQTQAMRKNNELVIGNAFEDLEALMASAKEIVALAESFAKQVRGAGGSSASENALLAESASQLGLITTKDIVGSNGGDSLYLSELARTLAEFLTDDRRGVLRKAGGVISLVDLWAMFNRARGGVELVSPADFEKAANLWEKLELPVRLRVFKSGVKVVQSKDRTDESTIKALLDWMKDLHEFPPEKEVSWDWHEFGRGVTARDVAERFGWSIGVAEEELEMAEEKGVLCREEGIEGLKFWENFIDTGEGKGYKDEATLKAELTLKMLRESGFI from the exons ATGTTCTTAAAGCACATCGACTTGACAACCGCACTGCGGCCTTCGTACCTGCCCGATGAAGACCTGCTTTTCGTGCAAGACAATGTGGGGTTGTATGAGGG CAAGTTCAAACTCCCGAATCAGCAAAATGGCCAGGTCTACTTGACATCGCATCGGATATGCTACGTCGACAAGGCAGAGCCAAGAAAGTACTCGGTTGCGCTGGACCTGAAAGATGTGGAACGCTATGAGTTCTAT GCTGGCTTTTTCAAGTCCTCTCCAAAGATCACCCTGATACCCAAAGCAACAAAGCGTGCGCCCCTTCAACAGCGCTCTCCAGCTCATGTCTCTATCCCTTCCCGGAGCGGCAATTCCTCGCCAGCCCATCGCCAAGAGGGCGTCCTCCGGGTATCACCAGTTGAGCCTACGCCCGTGAGCGCAGCTACCTGGGTTTGCAACATCTGCAGCTTCTCAAACCCTGTCCCGTCCAACTTTGACCCTACTGCCGCCAACGCTCACACACCTCTGCCTCCGTGTTTGGCATGCGGCATTAagccaaccctaacccatgTTCTGAAAGCCGCAATCAGCAATGCATCAACCCGTGGACCATCGAGTCCGGCTCTCCAAACGCCGCTACCCGTGAGGCCGAAGCAAATCTCTGACCTAACCTCACCACAGTCTCCAGGCCTCACAGCACCCCCCCGAAGTTCAGATCCCGATGCCTCCTTCCACTGCCCACGATGTACCTTTGCCAACCATCCCTCTCTCCTATCCTGCGAAATATGCGGCGCCTCACTCATCTCCCACGACATCCCAGCCAGTCTCACTCAGAGCCCCCGAACCAACACGGAATCTCCCGGCCCTTTCCTCaactccaccgcccccgccccagTTGGCCTGGAAAGCCCAGAGAACGTCAAGCTTTCTTTCcgccatggtggtgagaagatATTCTATGAACGTCTCAAAGGCTGCATGACGCAGCGGAAATGGCTTCTCCAGAACGcgccccccatccccaaatcATCTCGCTCCGATGGCACCAACGGTGGTGCTGGTACTGTCGGGTCATCAGAACCGGAGAGACAACGGCTCAAGATTGGTGGTATTGCCGGTCTGGAGCGGCAAACTCAGGCGATGCGCAAGAATAACGAGCTCGTCATTGGAAACGCCTTTGAAGACTTGGAAGCGCTCATGGCATCGGCGAAGGAGATTGTAGCTTTGGCGGAAAGTTTTGCGAAGCAAGTCAGGGGCGCTGGGGGCTCGTCCGCGAGTGAGAATGCTCTGTTGGCCGAGTCGGCAAGTCAGCTTGGGTTGATCACCACGAAGGATATTGTTGGGAGTAATGGGGGCGACTCTTTGTATCTGAGTGAGTTGGCAAGGACGTTGGCCGAGTTTTTGACGGATGACAGGAGGGGGGTCTTGAGAAAGGCCGGGGGAGTAATCTCACTTGTGGATCTATGGGCTATGTTCAACCGAGCCCGAGGCGGAGTCGAACTGGTTAGTCCCGCGGACTTTGAGAAAGCAGCGAATCTATGGGAGAAATTGGAGTTGCCGGTTAGGCTGAGGGTGTTTAAATCAGGGGTGAAGGTTGTACAGAGCAAGGACAGGACGGACGAGTCGACGATCAAGGCGTTACTGGATTGGATGAAGGATTTGCATGAGTTTCCTCCTGAGAAGGAGGTGTCGTGGGATTGGCAtgagtttgggaggggggttacTGCGAGAGATGTGGCGGAGAGGTTTGGGTGGAGTATTGGTGTTGCCGAGGAAGAGTtggagatggcggaggaaaagggggtgctTTGTCGGGAGGAAGGGATAGAGGGGTTGAAGTTTTGGGAGAATTTTATTGACACgggggaaggaaaggggtATAAAGACGAGGCGACGCTGAAGGCGGAGTTGACGCTTAagatgttgagggagagtGGGTTTATTTga
- a CDS encoding hypothetical protein (BUSCO:EOG092625AX; EggNog:ENOG503NVGE; COG:K), whose protein sequence is MMPTWPTASPPQGVPPSTAYAATYSAPAFTPVQVRQTFGQSYSAPQASYPTTHPYGPAQSPPPAPANHQPTAASPPTADEQPRKKVQWPDSVRSYVQRSFFPANMDPTVSKEEMEAKLKETIMRASEDNLLYSIVWETMPLPQQIIKQEREQRAKAMAYPTQAQTPYSNAPMPISKKRKSADLEDVANLSITPPWRTGQGARLEDRVTFSKDKRQATEESSDNTSKLNKYEKRQKRFNGGYVSTYRSPSPPPGDGPVVGTCEKLEKSYLRLTAPPKPENVRPPRVLKNTLELLKKKWKKDSNYAYICDQFKSMRQDLTVQRVRDDFTVEVYEIHARIALEKGDLGEYNQCQTQLKALYKLGLKGKANEFKAYRILYFIHTANRTDLNSVLADLTPAEKKDKAIKHALDVRSSLALGNYHRFFQLYNETPNMGAYLMDMFVGRERLAALCNICKAYKPDVPLRFVTEELYFESDMEAAQFIIDNGGQDLLQEKEDGTIVILTGKAGQTFESHKAKAFARVDIKGQI, encoded by the exons ATGATGCCGACGTGGCCAACCGCATCCCCGCCCCAGGGCGTTCCGCCCTCAACTGCCTATGCAGCAACCTATTCAG CTCCTGCTTTCACCCCAGTCCAAGTCCGACAAACCTTCGGCCAGTCCTATTCCGCCCCACAAGCCTCCTATCCCACCACACATCCCTACGGCCCAGCccaatcccctccacctgcccCAGCTAATCACCAGCCGAccgctgcttctcctcccacagCTGATGAACAGCCCAGGAAGAAGGTTCAATGGCCTGATTCCGTCCGCTCCTACGTCCAGCGCTCTTTTTTCCCCGCCAACATGGATCCTACCGTCTCGAAAGAAGAAATGGaggccaagctcaaggaaACCATCATGCGCGCCAGCGAGGACAACCTTCTGTATTCCATCGTGTGGGAGACGATGCCGCTGCCCCAACAAATAATCAAGCAGGAGCGTGAACAACGTGCCAAGGCCATGGCCTATCCCACTCAAGCACAAACGCCCTACTCCAATGCGCCAATGCCCAtctccaagaagaggaagtccGCCGACTTGGAAGATGTCGCCAATCTCAGTATCACCCCACCATGGAGGACAGGCCAAGGCGCCCGCCTCGAGGATCGCGTCACTTTTTCCAAGGATAAACGCCAAGCTACCGAGGAGAGCTCCGATAACACGAGTAAGTTGAACAAGTACGAGAAGCGCCAAAAGCGCTTCAACGGGGGCTACGTATCGACATATCGCTCCCCAAGCCCTCCCCCCGGCGATGGGCCCGTCGTGGGGACGTGCGAAAAGCTTGAGAAGAGCTATCTACGCTTGACTGCTCCTCCCAAGCCTGAGAACGTGCGTCCGCCTCGGGTGTTGAAGAACACGCTggagctgctgaagaagaagtggaagaaggattCGAACTACGCATACATATGTGATCAGTTCAAGTCCATGCGCCAGGATCTGACTGTGCAACGCGTGAGGGATGATTTTACTGTCGAGGTGTACGAAATACATGCTCGCATTGCTTTAGAAAAGGGGGATCTCGGTGAGTATAATCAGTGCCAGACTCAGCTCAAGGCACTGTACAAGTTGGGCCTCAAAGGCAAGGCCAACGAGTTCAAGGCCTATCGGATTCTTTACTTCATTCACACAGCCAACCGCACAGACTTGAATAGCGTTTTGGCAGATCTAACCCcagcagaaaagaaagacaagGCGATCAAGCACGCCTTGGACGTGCGGTCCTCCCTGGCCCTGGGGAACTACCATCGGTTCTTCCAGTTGTACAATGAGACCCCAAACATGGGTGCATACCTCATGGATATGTTTGTCGGCCGGGAGCGTCTTGCTGCCCTGTGCAACATTTGCAAGGC ATACAAGCCTGACGTGCCATTGCGATTTGTTACCGAGGAACTCTATTTTGAGTCCGACATGGAAGCCGCCCAGTTCATCATTGACAACGGCGGTCAGGATTTGCTCCAAGAAAAGGAGGACGGCACCATTGTCATCCTCACTGGCAAGGCTGGCCAGACATTCGAAAGCCACAAAGCGAAAGCCTTCGCCCGCGTCGACATCAAGGGCCAAATCTAG
- the BEM1 gene encoding bud emergence protein 1 (COG:C; EggNog:ENOG503NU89; BUSCO:EOG09261JVS), whose amino-acid sequence MKALRRSIKGEKENKPHISIAPKSAVAIQPPKKVIRALYDYEASNPQELSFSRGDFFHVIGRENDQDWYEACNPALPDARGLVPVAFFQALGRTERDSGQSQPDTTRSTNSTKGPDNDSGYGDASTVGTATPAASQRSSKISGKSGAMVYGVVMYDFQAERGDELDAKAGEAIIVIAQSNPEWFVAKPIGRLGGPGLIPVSFVEIRDMASNTPVANPQESVRRAGIPKVEEWKKMAADYKNSSITLGKFDVGGTPIEQGMERMSLQQQPNGRTSQVSAGNYQQPQSPPQQQAQVQPQQAYNAQQPVQQPGYGARQSSEVAAPVSAQIPRYCFAEEKYWFVIEAELEDGRTWELSRYYEDFYDFQIALLTEFPVEAGTTGKKQRTLPYMPGPVNYVTDAITEGRRHNLDAYVKSLLAQPPYISKCDLVKQFFAPREGDYEIDPTAQAEEYRLSGGSQPSSTDSPADGASRQSSRQNLNSNGNGYAGLSAPARQMGGGQPAVSRQVSSLSQPSQSSLSPGIQQPGAQMKVKLSYNGDIIAIKVPQDINFRSLYDRITERLKIPGGEIVQLSYKDEATGDKPPLMSDNDLDIALSRNEKLLLYVE is encoded by the exons atgaAG GCTTTACGGAGGTCCAtcaagggggagaaggagaacaagCCACATATCAGCATTGCTCCAAAATCAGCTGTCGCCATTCAGCCTCCCAAGAAG GTGATCCGAGCACTCTACGATTATGAAGCCTCAAATCCTCAAGAGTTGAGCTTTTCCCGCGGTGATTTCTTCCACGTTATCGGGCGCGAGAACGACCAAGATTGGTATGAGGCCTGCAACCCCGCTCTTCCGGACGCCCGCGGCCTAGTGCCCGTTGCATTCTTCCAAGCTCTTGGACGCACCGAGCGTGATAGTGGCCAGTCCCAACCCGACACGACCCGCTCAACAAACTCGACAAAAGGCCCGGATAACGATTCCGGCTACGGAGATGCATCCACCGTCGGCACGGCGACACCCGCCGCCAGCCAGCGGAGCTCCAAAATCTCCGGAAAGTCTGGGGCTATGGTGTATGGTGTTGTCATGTACGACTTCCAGGCGGAACGCGGGGACGAGCTGGATGCCAAGGCGGGCGAAGCTATCATTGTGATTGCCCAGTCCAACCCCGAGTGGTTTGTCGCAAAGCCGATTGGGAGACTCGGTGGTCCCGGTCTGATTCCCGTCTCTTTTGTCGAGATCCGAGATATGGCGAGCAACACACCCGTGGCAAACCCTCAAGAGTCTGTTCGCAGGGCGGGCATCcccaaggtggaggagtggaagaagatggcagcCGACTACAAAAACTCCAGCATCACGCTTGGCAagtttgatgttggcggcacACCAATTGAACAAGGCATGGAGCGCATGAgtctccagcagcaaccgaATGGGCGAACGAGCCAAGTGTCGGCGGGTAACTAT cagcaaccgcagtcaccaccacagcaacaggCGCAAGTGCAACCCCAACAAGCATACAATGCGCAGCAACCAGTCCAGCAACCAGGCTACGGCGCCCGACAAAGCTCAGAAGTTGCCGCTCCGGTATCCGCTCAGATTCCCAGATACTGTTTCGCCGAGGAAAAGTACTGGTTTGTGATcgaggccgagctggaggatggACGGACTTGGGAGCTTTCCCGATACTACGAAGATTTCTACGATTTTCAGATTGCGCTCTTGACCGAGTTCCCCGTGGAGGCTGGTACGACCGGAAAGAAGCAGCGCACGTTACCGTACATGCCCGGTCCCGTAAATTACGTCACCGACGCCATCACGGAAGGGAGACGCCACAACCTGGACGCCTACGTCAAGAGTTTGCTCGCACAGCCACCATACATTTCGAAATGCGACCTGGTGAAGCAGTTCTTTGCGCCGCGGGAAGGAGACTATGAGATTGATCCCACAGCGCAAGCAGAGGAATACCGGTTGTCTGGCGGATCCCAGCCATCCTCGACAGACTCGCCAGCGGATGGAGCATCGCGGCAATCATCTCGCCAAAACCTCAACTCAAACGGTAATGGGTACGCTGGCCTTTCCGCGCCGGCACGACAGATGGGAGGTGGTCAGCCAGCAGTAAGCAGACAAGTCTCCTCCCTGTCACAACCCTCGCAATCATCCCTCTCACCAGGCATCCAGCAACCCGGAGCCCAAATGAAGGTCAAACTCAGCTACAACGGagacatcatcgccatcaaggtgccgCAAGATATCAACTTCCGCTCCTTGTACGACAGAATCACCGAAAGACTCAAGATCCCAGGAGGAGAGATAGTCCAGCTATCATACAAGGACGAGGCCACGGGTGACAAGCCACCGCTGATGAGCGACAATGATCTGGACATTGCTCTGAGTCGAAACGAGAAGCTGCTGCTCTATGTTGAATAA
- a CDS encoding hypothetical protein (COG:B; COG:D; EggNog:ENOG503P15X) produces the protein MSAMKPDVPLESMDQIGSTPGSATRERHSLTLDQRRALRRWANSQPVRPSHKACIDWFASQYQQTISQSTVSHSLSPKYARLDGDPQLSGSRLRFGNWPDVEKLVLLWHQQMLANGRQPSNEELADKAKTIYHQLPRYKDEPAPEFSPGWIHRFKKRYGLLVRRQRRPTSSEGGNPAPGTTTLQNLGDDIPYLAENLPRYLNVNADLPPVTVMEYLQRFLGVMTTLEVCERVKEEVLRRQHNPSPDGGPGTPNNNPMGGNAENTGIFHSEEDPEVVLQNALRVYQQQEENNVSGAANLAGVTPDHQQPQSGGDRTVDNGLPALGAIANQAYAQHAMNAAGLTTPNPGTRNASVGPRAQPQQAPPAQPQFAPNTPQQVQPQQVQPQQVQPQQVQPQQVQPQQQTPQQPQTANGGGNAGGGAQQGEELTLTPIPSGAPVSVVENPVRCPFCLNKRMLRTIKEAVEHMSSHVVV, from the coding sequence ATGTCGGCGATGAAGCCTGACGTGCCCCTCGAGTCCATGGACCAGATCGGGTCAACCCCCGGCTCGGCCACGCGAGAGCgccactccctcaccctcgaccAGCGACGCGCCCTCCGCCGATGGGCCAACTCGCAGCCTGTCCGCCCCAGCCATAAGGCCTGCATTGACTGGTTTGCCAGCCAGTACCAGCAAACCATCTCTCAGTCTACCGTCTcacactccctctcccccaagtATGCCCGTCTCGACGGCGACCCCCAGCTCTCGGGTTCCCGTCTGCGCTTTGGCAACTGGCCCGACGTCGAGAAGCTTGTTCTCCTCTGGCACCAGCAAATGCTCGCCAATGGCCGCCAGCCCTCCAACGAAGAGCTCGCCGACAAAGCCAAGACAATCtaccaccagctcccccgATACAAGGACGAACCCGCGCCCGAGTTCTCCCCCGGATGGATCCACCGCTTCAAGAAACGTTACGGCCTCCTAGTTAGACGCCAGCGTCGCCCAACTAGCAGCGAAGGCGGCAATCCAGCCCCCGGGACCACAACACTCCAAAACCTCGGCGACGACATCCCCTACCTCGCCGAGAACCTTCCTCGTTACCTCAACGTGAACGCCGACCTTCCCCCAGTGACGGTTATGGAATACCTCCAACGTTTCCTCGGTGTAATGACCACTCTGGAAGTATGCGAGCGTGTCAAAGAGGAGGTCCTCCGCCGTCAACACAATCCTTCCCCCGACGGCGGGCCGGGAACACCAAACAACAATCCCATGGGTGGCAATGCAGAAAACACGGGAATTTTCCACTCAGAAGAAGACCCAGAAGTCGTACTTCAGAATGCACTCCGTGTCTATCAACAACAGGAGGAGAACAACGTCAGCGGCgccgccaacctcgccgGAGTCACCCCtgaccatcaacaaccccaaagcGGCGGCGATCGCACCGTTGACAACGGCTTACCTGCCCTAGGCGCGATAGCCAACCAAGCCTACGCCCAGCACGCCATGAACGCAGCTGGCCTGACGACCCCCAACCCGGGGACTCGCAACGCGAGCGTCGGACCGAGGGCACAACCGCAACAGGCTCCTCCGGCGCAACCGCAGTTTGCGCCGAATACACCGCAGCAAGTCCAACCGCAGCAAGTTCAACCGCAGCAAGTTCAACCGCAGCAAGTTCAACCGCAGCAAGTccaaccgcagcagcagacaCCGCAACAACCTCAGACTGCTAATGGCGGTGGGAATGCTGGTGGCGGTGCACAGCAAGGGGAAGAACTGACGCTCACACCGATCCCTAGCGGGGCGCCggtgtcggtggtggagaatCCGGTCAGGTGTCCGTTTTGTCTGAACAAGAGGATGCTGAGGACGAtcaaggaggcggtggagcaTATGAGCAGTCATGTTGTTGTTTGA
- a CDS encoding hypothetical protein (COG:L; antiSMASH:Cluster_2; EggNog:ENOG503NXH5) — translation MSFLPLSNRTLSFSSQTTVAIRTTAKHAQATREIHQSITMSRKRRASPDASHGRNGRPAPVEFDPWNRPLTPQASNAAEKWRRIRRQIDNIEDADLDSQHVIRLLTLEAEHRREYTRLAAGWKMLDHVLQPKSRTYEPLPLVQHDFLPEPDLYLDPFVDPSRNQAIKDCVSKYQQLKQSLDDFDPRSGTQWPIYELVEAERRRREYNSVVGSHVSVPPHQVPNEVSPQQLSSNSQEPQEPTPGPEPMLEERPPLCREQEAVVKLAEQGRNIFYTGSAGCGKSTVLHEIKRRLKAQGKVVKVIAPTGLVALAINGSTTWTFMGWAPDFNKMPLDKLCGVTKANERVRKALRRVHTLIIDEISMVESNFFERMDSALRFVRKRDPEEGRHTGPDPASLPFGGIQLIVTGDFCQLPPIKPFKHCVTCGFELSTTKTCANRACCQSQFRLEDQFAFSSAAWQKCNFNYVHLKTIHRQRDEEFRALLEKCRTGIAFSQADIDILMNHESSTEDAVRLMPTREEVYETNERAFKKLPDPEFSYKCSDGRHIQENHRYLEYKYALEQNGDDRNHRVINFGDDNHRFEKVLKLKKDMSVLLLVNLNLREGLCNGSQGIIVDFESHSVGSLMRTLEGRPGLTYTQKEAIGTFASRNLNSEEPRMIALPVVRFQNGIERTILPECLVNEVGDPAPYSSVWRAQIPLMAGYALTIHKAQGMTLERVVINLENVFEDKQVYVALSRAKTLDGLKIEGDKESVKEVLERALQGDLQVQRFMEETQWIEFE, via the coding sequence ATGTCATTTCTCCCCTTGTCCAACCGCACactttctttttccagccAGACCACGGTCGCTATCCGAACGACAGCAAAACACGCCCAAGCGACACGCGAGATTCATCAAAGCATCACAATgagcaggaagagaagggcCAGCCCCGATGCAAGTCATGGACGCAATGGTCGACCGGCACCCGTTGAATTTGACCCATGGAATCGTCCCCTTACCCCACAAGCTTCGAATGCGGCAGAGAAATGGCGGAGGATCCGCAGGCAGATCGACAATATTGAGGATGCCGACCTGGATTCTCAGCATGTCATTCGTCTTCTGACTCTTGAAGCTGAGCACAGGAGAGAGTACACCCGCTTGGCAGCTGGCTGGAAAATGCTCGATCATGTCCTGCAACCAAAGTCACGGACATATGAGCCTCTTCCGCTGGTTCAACACGATTTTCTCCCGGAACCCGACCTTTACCTAGATCCTTTCGTCGACCCAAGTCGGAACCAGGCCATCAAAGACTGTGTCAGCAAATATCAACAATTAAAACAAAGCCTTGATGACTTCGACCCCAGGTCCGGGACACAGTGGCCCATTTACGAGTTGGTCGAGGCGGAGCGCCGGAGACGAGAGTACAACAGTGTGGTGGGTTCTCATGTTTCTGTTCCGCCGCATCAAGTTCCCAATGAAGTCTCCCCCCAGCAGCTATCAAGCAATTCTCAAGAGCCGCAAGAGCCAACCCCAGGACCAGAGCCAATGCTGGAGGAAAGACCTCCCCTGTGCCGGGAACAAGAAGCAGTTGTGAAACTGGCGGAGCAAGGCAGAAACATCTTCTACACCGGATCTGCTGGCTGTGGCAAGTCAACTGTTCTGCACGAGATTAAGCGGCGACTAAAGGCACAAGGCAAAGTGGTCAAAGTCATTGCCCCAACTGGCCTTGTCGCCTTGGCCATCAATGGCTCAACCACCTGGACCTTCATGGGCTGGGCTCCGGACTTTAACAAGATGCCATTGGACAAGCTATGCGGGGTAACAAAGGCCAATGAAAGAGTTCGAAAAGCTCTCCGTCGGGTCCACACTCTTATTATCGACGAGATCAGCATGGTGGAGAGCAACTTCTTTGAGAGAATGGATAGCGCGCTGAGGTTCGTTAGGAAAAGGGACCCCGAAGAAGGCCGGCACACAGGGCCAGACCCTGCATCGTTACCATTTGGGGGCATTCAACTTATCGTGACGGGGGACTTTTGCCAGCTTCCACCGATAAAGCCGTTCAAACACTGTGTTACGTGTGGCTTTGAGCTCAGCACGACCAAGACTTGCGCCAATCGAGCCTGTTGCCAGAGCCAGTTCAGACTTGAGGATCAGTTCGCATTCTCCAGCGCAGCATGGCAGAAGTGCAACTTCAACTATGTTCACCTCAAGACGATACACCGCCAACGAGACGAAGAATTCAGAGCTTTGCTGGAAAAGTGCCGAACCGGCATTGCCTTCAGCCAAGCCGACATTGATATTCTAATGAACCATGAGTCCAGCACCGAAGACGCCGTCCGTTTGATGCCGACAAGAGAAGAGGTTTACGAGACAAATGAGAGGGCCTTTAAGAAGCTTCCAGACCCAGAGTTCTCGTACAAATGTTCTGATGGTCGCCACATACAAGAAAACCATCGATACCTGGAGTATAAATACGCCCTCGAACAAAATGGGGATGACAGGAACCACAGAGTAATCAACTTTGGAGACGACAATCACCGGTTTGAAAAGGttctcaagctcaagaaAGACATGTCAGTTCTGTTGCTCGTCAATCTGAATCTGCGCGAGGGTCTTTGCAACGGTAGCCAGGGCATCATTGTCGACTTCGAATCTCACAGTGTTGGGTCCTTGATGAGAACGCTCGAAGGCAGACCGGGACTTACCTACACTCAGAAAGAAGCAATCGGCACTTTTGCAAGCCGTAACCTCAACTCCGAGGAGCCCCGCATGATCGCGTTGCCCGTGGTTCGCTTCCAGAACGGGATTGAGCGCACCATTCTTCCGGAATGCCTGGTCAACGAGGTGGGGGATCCTGCCCCGTACTCTTCTGTTTGGCGGGCACAGATCCCACTCATGGCTGGGTATGCCCTTACCATTCACAAGGCGCAGGGCATGACACTGGAGCGTGTCGTTATCAATCTCGAGAACGTTTTTGAGGACAAGCAGGTGTATGTGGCCCTCTCTCGGGCCAAGACTCTTGACGGACTCAAGATCGAGGGTGACAAGGAGTCAGTTAAAGAGGTGTTGGAGAGAGCTTTGCAAGGGGATCTGCAAGTGCAGAGGTTTATGGAGGAGACACAATGGATCGAGTTTGAATGA
- a CDS encoding hypothetical protein (EggNog:ENOG503P6PC; antiSMASH:Cluster_2), whose product MNPSGLGSSGKVPQNSHTGAKATGGKVGSVTTGATAGLGEDKPKVFDSEGAIGKQFTEDGVIGSIGQNIGGPLHSEGMIGKQFTDKGAIGGTVQDVLGGTKKRSN is encoded by the exons ATGAACCCCTCCGGCCTCGGCTCCTCAGGCAAAGTCCCCCAAAACTCCCACACAGGCGCCAAGGCCACCGGCGGAAAGGTCGGCTCCGTCACCACAGGCGCAACAGCAGGGTTGGGTGAGGACAAGCCCAAGGTTTTTGATTCCGAGGGCGCAATTGGGAAGCAGTTTACCG AGGACGGCGTTATCGGGAGCATTGGTCAAAACATTGGTGGACCGCTGCATAGCGAGGGGATGATTGGGAAGCAGTTTACTGATAAGGGGGCTATTGGGGGTACCGTGCAGGATGTTCTTGgggggacgaagaagaggtcGAATTAG